From one Haloferax marinisediminis genomic stretch:
- a CDS encoding ABC transporter substrate-binding protein, which produces MSDSDSHIGRRSYLKLAGGAAASAALAGCTGGGGEETTTESGGEETTTESSGEETTTATESSEPFDVTITQGQMPSGLDPQDHRETPTDIVVLHAYEGVLTRDATGAVQQALSTNYERIDGEDAVRFDIREGVTFHNGDELTPEDVAYSINRVVDEEVGFASPQSDQLAGVTGAEVIEGERAVKVLNDGLNPIVFSEFATYLDVMQQSWVEERSKAQIGQEMNGTGPFKLDSYTEDEEVVLSRYDDYWQEPAAVDTLTFRAASEASTRVNQLLQGETDVIVNVPPQEVQRVNNSENARVAAAPSTRIIYNAMRYDVEPFDSVEFRQAMNYAIDLESIVQNVLGGFGAQTSQPTLPEFVGHNADLDPYPYDPEMAEQLVEESGYAGAEIELNTPVGRYLKDLEISQAVAGYINELPNVTATVRQRDFGSLVDELLAGSIEERPHWFLIGWGEATFDGGLVMTALLSSEGVLTTWENEEFDSLLADAGQQSGDERDATLQEANALAHEECPWIFLNQQFSVYGVNDAIEWEARSDERIDVYDMRQK; this is translated from the coding sequence ATGAGTGATAGCGATTCTCACATCGGTAGGCGGTCGTACCTCAAGCTAGCAGGCGGAGCAGCTGCTTCCGCCGCACTCGCCGGTTGTACCGGCGGTGGCGGCGAAGAGACGACCACCGAGAGCGGTGGCGAAGAGACGACCACCGAGAGTAGTGGCGAAGAGACGACGACTGCGACCGAAAGCAGCGAACCGTTCGACGTCACGATTACGCAGGGTCAGATGCCATCCGGCCTCGACCCACAAGACCACCGTGAAACGCCGACGGACATCGTCGTCCTGCACGCGTACGAAGGTGTACTGACTCGTGACGCGACGGGTGCAGTTCAGCAAGCACTCTCGACGAACTACGAGCGCATCGACGGCGAGGACGCCGTTCGATTCGACATCCGAGAGGGTGTCACCTTCCACAACGGCGACGAACTCACCCCCGAAGACGTCGCCTACAGTATCAACCGCGTCGTCGACGAGGAAGTCGGCTTCGCGAGCCCGCAGTCCGACCAGCTCGCCGGCGTCACCGGCGCAGAGGTCATCGAGGGCGAGCGCGCCGTCAAGGTGCTCAACGACGGTCTGAACCCCATCGTGTTCTCCGAGTTCGCAACGTACCTCGACGTGATGCAGCAGTCGTGGGTCGAAGAGCGCAGCAAGGCACAAATCGGCCAAGAGATGAACGGGACCGGTCCGTTCAAGCTCGACTCGTACACCGAAGACGAGGAAGTCGTCCTCTCGCGCTACGATGACTACTGGCAGGAACCAGCAGCAGTCGACACGCTCACGTTCCGTGCCGCCTCCGAGGCGAGCACGCGTGTGAACCAACTCCTGCAGGGTGAGACCGACGTCATCGTCAACGTCCCGCCGCAGGAAGTCCAGCGCGTCAACAACTCCGAGAACGCCCGTGTCGCCGCGGCCCCGTCCACGCGTATCATCTACAACGCGATGCGCTACGACGTCGAGCCGTTCGACTCCGTGGAGTTCCGGCAGGCGATGAACTACGCGATCGACCTCGAAAGCATCGTCCAGAACGTCCTCGGCGGCTTCGGTGCGCAGACGAGTCAACCGACGCTCCCCGAGTTCGTCGGCCACAACGCCGACCTCGACCCGTACCCGTACGACCCCGAGATGGCCGAGCAACTCGTCGAAGAGTCCGGCTACGCTGGCGCAGAGATCGAACTCAACACGCCGGTCGGCCGCTACCTGAAAGACCTCGAAATCTCGCAGGCTGTCGCTGGCTACATCAACGAACTCCCGAACGTGACGGCGACGGTTCGCCAGCGTGACTTCGGTTCCCTCGTCGACGAACTCCTCGCCGGATCCATCGAAGAACGCCCACACTGGTTCCTCATCGGATGGGGCGAAGCGACGTTCGACGGCGGCCTCGTCATGACCGCACTCCTCTCGTCCGAGGGTGTCCTCACGACGTGGGAGAACGAAGAGTTCGACTCGCTCCTCGCAGATGCAGGCCAACAGTCCGGAGACGAACGCGACGCAACGCTGCAGGAAGCGAACGCACTCGCACACGAGGAGTGCCCGTGGATCTTCCTGAACCAGCAGTTCAGCGTCTACGGCGTCAACGACGCCATCGAATGGGAAGCCCGCTCCGACGAGCGTATCGACGTGTACGACATGAGACAGAAGTAG
- a CDS encoding ABC transporter permease, whose product MSLSRFLIKRSLQGLFVIWGVITVVFGLRFISPGDPANVLLPPDVDPEVRAQVIAELGLNEPLYVQYWDFISGIPLGDLGLSLVTRTPVAARVITKVPATLELAIAATIVAVIIAIPLGVVSATRRHQPADYAATVFSLFGISTPNFWLGVMLILILAVQLNLFPTSQRPIGIDGILLLVANGNLDAAFDGFTTWLWHITLPAITLGTYFTALITRLTRSGMLDQLGQTYVRASRAKGLPETLVRYKHALRNTLIPVITVIGLQLGTLIGGAVITEAVFAWPGLGTLIINSINARDWPVLQGSLIIVAVGFVLVNILVDALYAYVNPQVAYD is encoded by the coding sequence ATGTCACTGTCGAGGTTCCTCATCAAACGCTCGCTCCAGGGTCTGTTCGTCATCTGGGGGGTCATCACCGTGGTCTTCGGGCTCCGGTTCATCTCACCAGGTGACCCTGCAAACGTCCTGTTACCCCCGGACGTCGACCCGGAGGTCAGAGCGCAGGTTATCGCCGAGCTCGGGTTGAACGAACCCCTGTACGTACAGTACTGGGATTTCATCTCGGGCATCCCGCTCGGTGACCTTGGCCTGTCGCTCGTGACGCGAACACCGGTCGCGGCCCGCGTCATCACGAAAGTTCCGGCGACGCTCGAACTCGCGATTGCAGCGACCATCGTCGCAGTCATCATCGCAATTCCGTTGGGCGTCGTCTCAGCGACGCGGCGGCACCAACCCGCCGACTACGCTGCGACGGTGTTCTCGCTGTTCGGCATCAGTACGCCGAACTTCTGGCTGGGGGTGATGCTCATCCTCATACTCGCCGTCCAGCTCAACTTGTTCCCGACGAGTCAGCGACCCATCGGTATCGATGGAATCCTCTTGCTCGTCGCCAACGGGAACCTCGACGCCGCATTCGACGGGTTCACCACGTGGTTGTGGCACATCACACTGCCCGCAATCACGCTGGGAACCTACTTCACCGCGCTCATCACACGCCTCACTCGCAGCGGAATGCTCGACCAATTGGGTCAGACGTACGTTCGGGCGTCGCGAGCGAAGGGGCTTCCCGAGACTCTTGTCCGCTACAAGCACGCGCTTCGAAACACACTCATCCCGGTTATCACCGTCATCGGTCTCCAACTCGGCACCCTCATCGGTGGGGCTGTCATCACGGAAGCCGTCTTCGCGTGGCCGGGACTGGGGACGTTAATCATCAACAGTATCAACGCACGTGACTGGCCGGTCCTTCAGGGGTCGCTCATCATCGTCGCGGTTGGATTCGTCCTCGTAAACATCCTCGTAGATGCCCTGTACGCCTACGTCAACCCACAGGTGGCCTACGATTGA